One region of Ornithinibacter aureus genomic DNA includes:
- a CDS encoding EamA family transporter, translating to MTSAADRVPAPLLVLAGIVSVQFGGALAATLVPLIGAGGSVVLRLLFASALLLVFVRPRWRGHSRRAWLTVIAFGVALGLMNFTFYSSLAHLPIGVAVTIEFIGPLSLAAALSRRWVDAVAVTAAAAGVVLISEALSTPFADLEKTGIALALLAGAFWAAYIVLAGRTGGEFPKLEGLALAMVVATVVTLPLGITSAPSWSPDILLKAFGIAVLSSVLPYSLELLALRRLSAKVFGILLSLEPAFAALAGLLVLGQVLSPTQLVGMALVVAASTLVLGLGARQKPDPAEAAST from the coding sequence GTGACGAGCGCAGCAGACCGGGTCCCCGCACCCCTCCTCGTGCTCGCTGGCATCGTCTCGGTGCAGTTCGGCGGGGCGTTGGCCGCCACGCTCGTGCCGCTGATCGGCGCCGGCGGGTCCGTCGTTCTGCGCCTGCTCTTCGCCAGCGCCCTGTTGCTGGTCTTCGTCCGCCCCCGCTGGCGAGGGCACTCGCGTCGCGCCTGGCTCACGGTGATCGCGTTCGGTGTCGCCCTCGGCCTGATGAACTTCACCTTCTACAGCTCGCTGGCCCATCTGCCGATCGGGGTCGCGGTGACCATCGAGTTCATCGGCCCCCTCAGCCTCGCGGCGGCGCTATCGCGCCGATGGGTGGATGCCGTCGCGGTCACTGCCGCAGCCGCTGGGGTCGTGCTCATCTCCGAGGCACTGAGCACCCCGTTTGCCGACCTCGAGAAGACCGGGATCGCGCTTGCGCTGCTGGCCGGTGCCTTCTGGGCGGCCTACATCGTGCTCGCCGGGCGCACCGGGGGTGAGTTCCCGAAGCTCGAGGGGTTGGCGCTCGCCATGGTGGTGGCCACCGTCGTCACGCTGCCGCTCGGCATCACCAGCGCCCCCAGCTGGTCGCCGGACATTCTCCTCAAGGCGTTCGGCATCGCTGTGCTCTCGTCGGTCCTGCCCTACTCACTCGAGCTGCTGGCGCTGCGGAGGCTGAGCGCGAAGGTCTTCGGCATCCTGCTCAGCCTCGAACCGGCCTTCGCCGCGCTGGCGGGGCTGCTCGTCCTCGGCCAGGTGCTCTCGCCGACGCAGCTCGTGGGCATGGCCCTGGTGGTCGCGGCCTCGACGCTGGTGCTCGGGCTCGGCGCGCGCCAGAAGCCGGACCCCGCTGAGGCAGCCAGTACCTAG
- a CDS encoding MBL fold metallo-hydrolase: MSYTGHVVPGGPTDTRVLGRATIRKMSVSEMHNNVYLITCTATGEQLLIDAADDAHRCLGLVREGTGRLGHLVTTHQHWDHVRALAEVARATGAATYAGAEDADALPHAPDVRLRHGDVVTVGELELDVIHLRGHTPGSVALSWSDPDGHTHLFTGDSLFPGGVGNTKNPGQSFESLYRDVVERVFATHDDDTWFYPGHGDDGTIGAERPHLDEWRERGW; this comes from the coding sequence ATGAGCTACACCGGACACGTGGTCCCCGGCGGGCCGACCGACACCCGGGTGCTGGGCCGCGCCACGATTCGCAAGATGTCGGTCTCCGAGATGCACAACAACGTCTACCTGATCACCTGCACGGCAACCGGCGAACAGCTGCTCATCGACGCTGCCGATGACGCCCACCGCTGCCTGGGACTCGTCCGGGAGGGAACCGGCCGGCTGGGGCACCTCGTGACCACGCACCAGCACTGGGACCACGTCCGAGCCCTGGCAGAGGTCGCCCGGGCGACCGGCGCCGCGACGTATGCCGGGGCCGAGGATGCCGATGCCCTCCCCCACGCGCCGGACGTCCGCCTGCGGCACGGCGACGTCGTGACCGTCGGAGAGCTCGAGCTCGACGTCATCCATCTGCGCGGCCACACCCCGGGGTCGGTGGCGTTGTCGTGGTCGGACCCTGACGGGCACACGCACCTCTTCACCGGTGACTCGCTCTTTCCCGGTGGCGTCGGCAATACGAAGAACCCCGGCCAGAGCTTCGAGTCCCTCTACCGTGACGTCGTCGAGCGGGTGTTCGCCACCCACGACGACGACACCTGGTTCTACCCGGGGCACGGTGACGACGGCACCATCGGTGCGGAGCGACCACACCTCGACGAGTGGCGCGAGCGCGGCTGGTGA
- a CDS encoding maleylpyruvate isomerase N-terminal domain-containing protein, whose product MDPTSRDDPRLVDAVNSHTDLLLGTARSLDDAASPSLCVGWSRAHVLSHLARNADGMAALVRAAVDGTGETMYTSDQARDADIDAGADRPLAELVADVEHSAAALAEALPRLGPEHHGIRLDRTPGVHLMRAARIPFLRLREVVYHHVDLDAGFTFVDVEPWLVRLFVADEEARLHETERHRALAADLLWRARGIRTERTP is encoded by the coding sequence ATGGACCCGACCTCCCGCGACGACCCCCGGCTCGTGGATGCCGTGAACAGCCACACCGATCTCCTGCTGGGCACGGCGCGAAGCCTGGACGACGCAGCCTCGCCGTCGCTGTGCGTGGGGTGGTCACGAGCCCACGTGCTCAGCCACCTCGCCCGCAACGCCGACGGGATGGCCGCCCTCGTGCGGGCCGCTGTCGACGGCACCGGGGAGACGATGTACACCAGCGACCAGGCCCGGGACGCCGACATCGATGCCGGCGCCGACCGCCCCCTGGCAGAACTGGTCGCCGACGTCGAGCACAGTGCTGCGGCCCTCGCAGAGGCACTGCCCCGGCTGGGACCCGAGCACCACGGCATCCGGCTCGACCGCACACCGGGCGTGCACCTCATGCGCGCCGCACGCATCCCCTTCCTGCGGCTGCGCGAGGTGGTCTACCACCACGTCGACCTCGATGCCGGTTTCACCTTCGTCGACGTCGAGCCTTGGCTCGTCCGGCTCTTTGTTGCCGACGAGGAAGCTCGGCTCCACGAGACCGAGCGGCACCGTGCACTGGCGGCCGACCTGCTCTGGCGCGCACGCGGCATCCGAACGGAGAGGACACCATGA
- the uvrA gene encoding excinuclease ABC subunit UvrA: protein MTCVSHDHLVIRGAREHNLKDISLELPRDALVVFTGLSGSGKSSLAFDTIFAEGQRRYVESLSAYARQFLGQMDKPDVDFIEGLSPAVSIDQKSTNRNPRSTVGTITEVYDYLRLLFARAGRPHCPTCGEAITRQSPQQIVDRLLELPEKTRFQVLAPVVRARKGEYVDLFAELQSKGFARARVDGEVVALTDPPKLEKQIKHTIDVVIDRLVAKGADDTTAKRRLTDSVETALGLAGGLLVVEFVDREPGDPGRERRFSERMACPNDHPLQMDDVEPRSFSFNSPFGACPECTGIGTELEVDPDLIVPDEDLSLAEGAIAPWASGSGAADYFQRVMGALADDLTFSMDTPWRALPQRAQQALLYGQNHKVHVRYRNRFGRERSYSTGFEGVVPFIKRRHSETDSEWSRERYEGYMREVPCPVCKGARLKPESLAVLIGGRSIADVSRLAIADAARFFEDVDFTARERQIAERVIKEINARLGFLLDVGLDYLSLDRPAGTLSGGEAQRIRLATQIGSGLVGVLYVLDEPSIGLHQRDNHRLIETLTRLRDLGNTLIVVEHDEDTIATADWVVDIGPGAGEHGGQVVHSGTVADLLTHPESITGKYLSGRREIPTPQVRRPQDKSRTVGVVGANEHNLDNVSVTFPLGNLVAVTGVSGSGKSTLINDILYNVLANKLNGARHVPGRHKTVTGLEHLDKVVHVDQGPIGRTPRSNPATYTGVFDHVRKLFATTTEAKIRGYQPGRFSFNVKGGRCDACSGDGTIKIEMNFLPDVYVPCEVCHGARYNRETLEVHFKGKTIADVLDMPIEEAADFFAAVPAISRHMTTLNDVGLGYVRLGQPAPTLSGGEAQRVKLATELQKRSTGRTIYVLDEPTTGLHFEDIRKLLGVLQGLVDKGNTVIVIEHNLDVIKSADWIVDLGPEGGSGGGQVIAEGTPEQVAAVEASHTGRFLAPVLAKTARTTTRATAAKATKAPARAGNAPAKKAAAKAAVKKAPAQKAAAKRTAPRRSA, encoded by the coding sequence ATGACGTGCGTGAGTCATGACCACCTCGTCATCCGTGGTGCCCGAGAGCACAACCTCAAGGACATCAGTCTCGAACTACCTCGCGACGCACTCGTCGTGTTCACCGGGCTGTCCGGATCCGGCAAGTCCAGCCTGGCCTTCGACACGATCTTCGCCGAGGGCCAGCGCCGCTACGTGGAGTCGCTGTCGGCCTATGCCCGCCAGTTCCTCGGCCAGATGGACAAGCCCGACGTCGACTTCATCGAGGGCCTGTCCCCGGCGGTGTCCATCGACCAGAAGTCGACCAACCGCAACCCCCGGTCGACGGTTGGCACCATCACCGAGGTCTACGACTACCTGCGTCTGCTGTTCGCTCGGGCCGGCCGCCCGCACTGCCCCACCTGTGGGGAGGCCATCACCCGGCAGAGCCCCCAGCAGATCGTCGACCGGCTGCTCGAGCTTCCTGAGAAGACCCGCTTCCAGGTGCTCGCGCCGGTGGTGCGCGCCCGCAAGGGTGAGTACGTCGACCTGTTCGCCGAGCTTCAGAGCAAGGGCTTCGCACGGGCCCGGGTCGACGGCGAGGTCGTCGCCCTCACCGACCCGCCGAAGCTCGAGAAGCAGATCAAGCACACGATCGACGTCGTCATCGACCGACTCGTCGCGAAGGGGGCCGACGACACCACCGCGAAGCGCCGGCTGACCGACTCGGTCGAGACGGCCCTCGGCCTGGCCGGCGGGCTGCTCGTCGTCGAGTTCGTCGACCGTGAGCCGGGCGACCCCGGCCGCGAGCGGCGCTTCTCGGAGCGGATGGCCTGCCCCAACGACCACCCCCTCCAGATGGATGACGTCGAGCCCCGCTCGTTCTCGTTCAACAGCCCCTTCGGTGCCTGCCCCGAGTGCACGGGCATTGGCACCGAGCTCGAGGTCGATCCCGATCTCATCGTCCCCGACGAGGACCTCAGCCTCGCCGAGGGTGCCATCGCGCCGTGGGCGAGCGGATCAGGTGCGGCCGACTACTTCCAGCGGGTCATGGGGGCGCTGGCCGACGACCTGACGTTCTCCATGGACACCCCGTGGCGGGCGCTGCCCCAGCGGGCGCAGCAGGCGCTGCTCTACGGGCAGAACCACAAGGTGCACGTGCGCTACCGGAACCGGTTCGGGCGCGAACGGTCGTACTCGACGGGCTTCGAGGGTGTGGTGCCCTTCATCAAGCGCCGCCACTCCGAGACCGACTCCGAGTGGAGTCGGGAGCGCTACGAGGGCTACATGCGTGAGGTGCCCTGCCCGGTGTGCAAGGGGGCCCGCCTGAAGCCGGAGTCCCTCGCCGTCCTCATCGGGGGGCGATCGATCGCTGACGTGTCCAGGCTCGCCATCGCGGATGCCGCCCGCTTCTTCGAGGACGTCGACTTCACCGCACGCGAGCGGCAGATCGCCGAGCGAGTCATCAAGGAGATCAACGCTCGTCTGGGCTTCCTGCTCGACGTCGGGCTCGACTACCTCAGCCTCGACCGCCCGGCCGGCACGCTGTCCGGCGGTGAGGCCCAGCGCATCCGCCTCGCCACCCAGATCGGGTCTGGCCTGGTCGGCGTGCTCTACGTCCTGGACGAACCGAGCATCGGCCTGCACCAGCGCGACAACCACCGCCTCATCGAGACCCTCACCCGGTTGCGCGACCTCGGCAACACGCTCATCGTCGTCGAGCACGACGAGGACACCATCGCCACCGCCGACTGGGTCGTCGACATCGGCCCGGGAGCGGGGGAGCACGGAGGCCAGGTGGTGCACTCCGGCACCGTCGCAGACCTGCTGACCCACCCCGAGTCGATCACCGGCAAGTACCTCTCCGGTCGTCGCGAGATCCCGACGCCGCAGGTCCGTCGCCCGCAGGACAAGAGCCGCACCGTCGGCGTGGTCGGCGCGAACGAGCACAACCTCGACAACGTCTCCGTGACCTTCCCGCTCGGCAACCTCGTGGCCGTCACCGGGGTGTCGGGGTCGGGCAAGTCGACGCTGATCAACGACATCCTCTACAACGTGCTGGCCAACAAGCTCAACGGGGCTCGGCACGTGCCGGGTCGGCACAAGACGGTCACCGGGCTCGAGCACCTCGACAAGGTCGTGCACGTCGACCAGGGCCCGATCGGGCGCACGCCGAGGTCCAACCCCGCGACCTACACCGGGGTGTTCGACCACGTCCGCAAGCTCTTCGCGACGACGACCGAGGCAAAGATCCGCGGGTACCAGCCGGGCCGGTTCAGCTTCAACGTCAAGGGCGGCCGGTGCGACGCATGCTCGGGCGACGGCACGATCAAGATCGAGATGAACTTCCTGCCGGACGTCTACGTCCCGTGCGAGGTCTGCCACGGTGCGCGGTACAACCGCGAGACGCTCGAGGTGCACTTCAAGGGCAAGACGATCGCCGACGTGCTCGACATGCCGATCGAGGAGGCCGCGGACTTCTTCGCCGCGGTGCCCGCGATCTCCCGGCACATGACGACCCTCAACGACGTCGGCCTGGGCTACGTCCGCCTCGGCCAGCCGGCGCCAACGCTGTCCGGTGGTGAGGCCCAGAGGGTGAAGCTGGCCACCGAGTTGCAGAAGCGCTCGACCGGGCGCACCATCTACGTGCTCGACGAGCCCACGACCGGGTTGCACTTCGAGGACATCCGCAAGCTGCTCGGAGTGCTCCAGGGGTTGGTCGACAAGGGCAACACCGTCATCGTCATCGAGCACAACCTCGATGTCATCAAGAGCGCCGACTGGATCGTCGACCTCGGCCCCGAGGGTGGCAGCGGCGGCGGTCAGGTGATCGCCGAGGGCACCCCCGAACAGGTCGCCGCGGTCGAGGCGTCCCACACCGGTCGCTTCCTCGCGCCCGTGCTGGCGAAGACGGCCCGCACGACCACCCGGGCAACCGCGGCGAAGGCCACCAAGGCCCCGGCGAGGGCAGGCAACGCACCGGCGAAGAAGGCTGCGGCGAAGGCTGCTGTCAAGAAGGCCCCGGCCCAGAAGGCTGCTGCCAAGAGGACGGCTCCCCGCCGCTCGGCCTGA
- a CDS encoding ABC transporter ATP-binding protein — protein MLEVRDLTVAYGKIKAVKGISFDVEQGEVVTLIGTNGAGKTTTLRTISGLLRPSGGSVTFKGKDLTSVPAHDIVQLGLAHSPEGRRIFPRLSVEENLLLGAFARKDKEISNDLQAAYDLFPILEERRAQPAGTFSGGEQQMLAMGRAMMSRPELLMLDEPSMGLSPLMMKRIMTTITTLQGQGTTILLVEQNAQAALRRANRGYVLEVGKIVLSGTGKELLASDDVRKAYLGED, from the coding sequence ATGCTTGAGGTCCGTGACCTCACCGTTGCCTACGGCAAGATCAAGGCCGTCAAGGGCATCAGCTTCGACGTCGAGCAGGGTGAGGTCGTCACCCTCATCGGCACCAACGGTGCCGGGAAGACGACGACGTTGCGGACCATCTCCGGTCTGCTGCGTCCCTCGGGCGGTTCCGTCACGTTCAAGGGCAAGGACCTCACCTCGGTCCCGGCGCACGACATCGTCCAGCTCGGTCTGGCGCACTCCCCCGAGGGTCGACGGATCTTCCCCCGGCTGAGTGTCGAGGAGAACCTCCTGCTCGGGGCATTCGCCCGCAAGGACAAGGAGATCTCCAACGACCTCCAGGCGGCCTACGACCTCTTCCCGATCCTCGAGGAGCGGCGGGCACAGCCCGCCGGGACGTTCTCGGGTGGCGAGCAGCAGATGCTCGCCATGGGTCGCGCGATGATGAGCCGCCCCGAGCTGCTCATGCTCGACGAGCCGTCGATGGGTCTGTCGCCGCTCATGATGAAGCGCATCATGACGACGATCACGACCCTGCAGGGCCAGGGCACGACGATCCTGCTCGTGGAGCAGAACGCCCAGGCAGCCCTGCGGCGGGCCAACCGCGGCTACGTGCTCGAGGTCGGCAAGATCGTGCTGTCCGGCACCGGCAAGGAACTGCTGGCCAGTGACGACGTGCGCAAGGCCTACCTCGGCGAGGACTGA
- a CDS encoding ABC transporter ATP-binding protein, which yields MTITEPQRTPHEVGTKIVLEASGVTMRFGGLTAVDDVSMQVHEGEIVGLIGPNGAGKTTFFNCLTGMYIPTEGTVTLNGTKLPPKPLKVVRAGMARTFQNIRLFGNMTALENVMVGRYCRTSSMALTSILRGPKFKREEAATRERAQELLDYVGLSKSTELLARNMPYGDQRRLEIARALATDPQIILLDEPTAGMNPKETEETMHLIFKIRDSGMAVVVIEHDMRFIFNLCDRVLCLVRGSLLVEGTPGEVQSDHRVIEAYIGGDEDKEEIA from the coding sequence GTGACCATCACCGAACCCCAGCGCACACCTCACGAGGTGGGCACCAAGATCGTGCTCGAGGCCAGTGGGGTCACGATGCGCTTCGGCGGTCTGACCGCCGTGGACGACGTGAGCATGCAGGTCCACGAGGGCGAGATCGTCGGTCTCATCGGCCCCAACGGAGCCGGCAAGACGACGTTCTTCAACTGCCTCACCGGCATGTACATCCCGACGGAGGGCACCGTCACGCTCAACGGCACGAAGCTGCCCCCCAAGCCGCTCAAGGTCGTCCGGGCCGGTATGGCCCGCACGTTCCAGAACATCCGGCTCTTCGGCAACATGACGGCGCTGGAGAACGTCATGGTCGGTCGCTACTGCCGCACGTCGTCGATGGCGCTCACGTCGATCCTGCGCGGCCCGAAGTTCAAGCGCGAAGAGGCTGCCACGCGAGAGCGTGCGCAGGAACTTCTCGACTACGTCGGGTTGAGCAAGAGCACGGAACTGCTTGCGCGCAACATGCCCTACGGCGACCAGCGCCGCCTGGAGATCGCCCGCGCCCTGGCAACCGACCCGCAGATCATCCTGCTGGACGAGCCCACCGCTGGCATGAACCCCAAGGAGACCGAGGAGACGATGCACCTGATCTTCAAGATCAGGGACAGCGGTATGGCCGTCGTCGTCATCGAGCACGACATGCGGTTCATCTTCAACCTCTGTGACCGGGTGCTCTGCCTGGTCCGTGGCTCCCTCCTCGTCGAGGGAACGCCTGGTGAGGTGCAGTCCGACCACCGGGTCATCGAGGCCTACATCGGTGGCGACGAGGACAAGGAGGAGATCGCGTGA
- a CDS encoding branched-chain amino acid ABC transporter permease — MSSSRTENLAAAHGGKAPMVAIAGGALLMLSGLLSWSYDDRILDDISVRFFPIGIQIYSMVLGLVAVGLGVLLMRRPAWMDPGKGLRILGMASVVFVLGTLLAIAKQAGGIVNANEGLYVALAGAVLAAAAGYLSPEVHIDVRKWPRLNSNVEILIIVVLMALLLFTLAYTLNIEDGAVFGVFLVAVIGIVGGLLGSGLGAYFGFIGGNNRRPLMLAAFLVAFLFPFTQNGSDENMSIATQILVFAATALGLNIVVGLAGLLDLGYIAFLGTGAYVAAMMSTSAFATIGWKPPFLVVMLIGACTAAVFGLIIGSPTLRVSGDYLAIVTLGFGEIFRLAMFNLDGNNGPDLTNGPNGIPAIPDLVFFGFDFGEVHSIAGIPLGRFSNYYFLLLALIAFVILVFTRLNDSRIGRGWVAIREDERAAEAMGVNTFGLKILAFAVGAFLAGLAGTIKAHVDTSVSPDQYIFLESAFLLAAVVLGGMGTVLGVLVGATILKLLPEKLREVNDYRLLMFGLLLVVMMRFRPEGLIASKRRQLEFHEDDEELNELLQAEHLQEAK, encoded by the coding sequence ATGAGCTCCTCACGAACGGAGAACCTCGCAGCAGCCCACGGGGGCAAGGCCCCCATGGTGGCCATCGCCGGTGGCGCGCTGCTGATGCTCAGCGGGTTGCTGTCGTGGTCCTACGACGACCGCATCCTCGACGACATCTCAGTGCGCTTCTTCCCGATCGGCATCCAGATCTACTCCATGGTGCTGGGCCTGGTGGCCGTCGGGCTCGGGGTGCTGCTCATGCGGCGCCCGGCGTGGATGGACCCGGGCAAGGGCCTGCGCATCCTCGGCATGGCCAGCGTCGTCTTCGTCCTCGGCACGCTCCTCGCCATCGCGAAGCAGGCCGGCGGCATCGTCAACGCCAACGAAGGTCTGTACGTCGCCCTCGCGGGTGCCGTGCTCGCCGCGGCCGCAGGCTACCTGTCGCCCGAAGTGCACATCGACGTCCGCAAGTGGCCCCGGCTGAACTCCAACGTCGAGATCCTCATCATCGTCGTGCTGATGGCGCTGCTGCTCTTCACCCTCGCCTACACGCTCAACATCGAGGACGGCGCGGTGTTCGGCGTCTTCCTCGTGGCCGTCATCGGCATCGTCGGTGGTTTGCTGGGCAGTGGCCTCGGCGCCTACTTCGGCTTCATCGGTGGCAACAACCGTCGCCCGCTGATGCTGGCGGCCTTCCTCGTCGCCTTCCTCTTCCCGTTCACCCAGAACGGGTCGGACGAGAACATGTCGATCGCCACCCAGATCCTCGTGTTCGCGGCGACGGCCCTGGGCCTCAACATCGTCGTGGGCCTGGCGGGTCTGCTCGACCTCGGGTACATCGCGTTCCTCGGCACCGGTGCCTACGTCGCCGCCATGATGTCGACGTCGGCCTTCGCGACGATCGGATGGAAGCCCCCGTTCCTCGTGGTCATGCTCATCGGTGCCTGCACCGCGGCGGTCTTCGGCCTCATCATCGGCTCACCGACGCTCCGGGTGTCCGGCGACTATCTGGCCATCGTGACGCTCGGTTTCGGTGAGATCTTCCGTCTGGCGATGTTCAACCTCGACGGCAACAACGGTCCAGACCTGACCAACGGGCCCAACGGCATCCCAGCCATTCCCGACCTCGTGTTCTTCGGGTTCGACTTCGGCGAGGTGCACTCGATCGCGGGCATCCCGCTGGGTCGTTTCAGCAACTACTACTTCCTGCTACTGGCCCTCATCGCCTTCGTCATCCTCGTGTTCACCCGCCTCAACGACAGCCGCATCGGTCGTGGTTGGGTCGCCATCCGCGAGGACGAGCGGGCCGCCGAGGCCATGGGTGTCAACACCTTCGGGCTGAAGATCCTCGCCTTCGCGGTCGGTGCATTCCTCGCCGGCCTCGCGGGTACGATCAAGGCGCACGTCGACACCTCGGTCAGCCCCGACCAGTACATCTTCCTCGAGTCCGCGTTCCTGCTCGCCGCCGTCGTCCTCGGCGGCATGGGCACGGTCCTCGGTGTCCTCGTCGGAGCGACCATCCTCAAGCTGCTTCCCGAGAAGCTGCGCGAGGTCAACGACTACCGGCTGCTCATGTTCGGGTTGTTGCTCGTGGTCATGATGCGGTTCCGCCCCGAAGGACTCATCGCCAGCAAGCGCCGGCAACTCGAGTTCCACGAGGACGACGAAGAACTCAACGAGCTACTTCAGGCCGAGCACCTCCAGGAGGCGAAGTGA
- a CDS encoding branched-chain amino acid ABC transporter permease, translated as MDQFAQQLVNGLTLGSLYALIAVGYTVVYGIVQLINFAHGEIFMIGAFGALSTWLIFFEGETALWTLPIMLVGAIAASVTTAVLMERIAYRPLRNAPRLAPLITAIGISIFLQEAVRLGFNDPTLFLSNWNPLDFPSAKQKVPFPQIDVVTGQAFTLGGVTIQRSALFTIGCLVMCAAGLWYFVNRTKTGRGMQAVSQDPDTARLMGINVDRIIMVAFAVGATLAAVAGVAQGLQVTNINFKMGFLAGLKAFTAAVLGGIGNVWGAVVGGLTLGIVEAMAVQFIPGTFGGSPWKDVWAFALLIIVLVFRPQGLLGAKVVDRA; from the coding sequence GTGGACCAATTCGCCCAGCAGCTCGTCAACGGGCTGACCCTGGGATCGCTCTATGCCCTCATCGCCGTCGGCTACACCGTCGTGTACGGCATCGTCCAGCTGATCAACTTCGCCCACGGCGAGATCTTCATGATCGGCGCCTTCGGTGCCCTGTCGACCTGGCTCATCTTCTTCGAGGGCGAGACGGCCCTGTGGACGCTGCCGATCATGCTGGTCGGCGCGATCGCCGCCTCGGTGACCACCGCCGTGCTCATGGAGCGCATCGCCTACCGTCCCCTGCGCAACGCGCCACGCCTCGCGCCGCTGATCACCGCGATCGGCATCTCGATCTTCCTTCAGGAGGCGGTGCGCCTGGGGTTCAACGACCCGACGTTGTTCCTCTCCAACTGGAACCCCCTCGACTTCCCGAGCGCCAAGCAGAAGGTGCCCTTCCCGCAGATCGACGTCGTCACCGGTCAGGCCTTCACGCTCGGCGGTGTCACCATCCAGCGGTCGGCCCTGTTCACCATCGGGTGCCTCGTGATGTGTGCGGCCGGCCTGTGGTACTTCGTCAACCGCACGAAGACGGGGCGCGGCATGCAGGCCGTCTCCCAGGACCCCGACACGGCTCGCCTCATGGGCATCAACGTCGACCGGATCATCATGGTCGCCTTCGCCGTCGGTGCCACGCTGGCCGCCGTCGCCGGTGTCGCGCAGGGTCTGCAAGTCACCAACATCAACTTCAAGATGGGCTTCCTCGCCGGTCTCAAGGCATTCACCGCGGCCGTCCTCGGCGGCATCGGGAACGTGTGGGGCGCCGTCGTCGGTGGTCTCACCCTGGGCATCGTCGAGGCCATGGCCGTCCAGTTCATCCCGGGCACCTTCGGTGGTAGTCCGTGGAAGGACGTCTGGGCCTTCGCCCTGCTCATCATCGTCCTCGTCTTCCGGCCCCAGGGCCTCCTCGGTGCAAAGGTGGTGGACCGGGCATGA
- a CDS encoding branched-chain amino acid ABC transporter substrate-binding protein, whose product MPQRSVVAVGASLLVASLALAGCGSRSDDTEGTDTGSAENKVAKIGVIAPLSGDLAALGKGIQNSVDLAIRQANEAKTIPGWTLELAAEDDQATPDVGKNAATKLAADKDVVGVVGTLNSSVAQSVQPVLAAANIVQVSPANTNPALTQGADFATAPKRTYPTYFRTCTTDSVQGPFAARYLFETAGIKEVATVHDKKTYGQGLVEAFSAEYTKLGGKIVAAETINPDDDKYDAVISKIKPSNPKTVYYGGEYPQAGPFSQQMKAAGLNVPLMGGDGIYSGEFIKLAGATAEGDLATSVGAPTDTLESAKDFIAAYEAAGFAEPYEAYGAYAFDAANAIIQALKVSLASADSAEAARQATVDAMSKVSFDGVTGAVAFDEFGDTTSRVLTVYGVKGGKWEAVNTAEFK is encoded by the coding sequence GTGCCCCAGCGTTCCGTGGTCGCCGTTGGCGCCTCGCTGCTCGTGGCTTCGCTCGCGCTTGCCGGTTGTGGCTCGCGCAGTGACGACACCGAAGGGACCGACACCGGTTCCGCAGAGAACAAGGTCGCCAAGATCGGCGTCATCGCTCCCCTGTCCGGCGACCTCGCCGCACTCGGCAAGGGCATCCAGAACTCCGTCGACCTCGCGATCCGTCAGGCCAACGAGGCCAAGACGATCCCGGGCTGGACCCTTGAGCTCGCTGCCGAGGACGACCAGGCCACCCCCGACGTCGGCAAGAACGCCGCGACGAAGCTCGCCGCTGACAAGGACGTCGTCGGCGTCGTCGGCACGCTGAACTCCAGCGTCGCGCAGAGCGTCCAGCCGGTTCTCGCCGCAGCCAACATCGTTCAGGTCTCGCCGGCCAACACGAACCCCGCCCTGACCCAGGGTGCGGACTTCGCGACGGCTCCCAAGCGCACCTACCCGACCTACTTCCGTACCTGCACGACCGACTCGGTCCAGGGCCCCTTCGCGGCGCGCTACCTGTTCGAGACGGCGGGCATCAAGGAGGTCGCGACGGTCCACGACAAGAAGACCTACGGCCAGGGTCTCGTCGAGGCCTTCTCCGCGGAGTACACGAAGCTCGGCGGCAAGATCGTCGCAGCCGAGACGATCAACCCGGACGACGACAAGTACGACGCCGTCATCAGCAAGATCAAGCCGTCCAACCCGAAGACCGTCTACTACGGTGGCGAGTACCCGCAGGCCGGTCCGTTCTCGCAGCAGATGAAGGCCGCTGGCCTCAACGTCCCGCTCATGGGCGGCGACGGCATCTACTCCGGTGAGTTCATCAAGCTCGCCGGTGCGACCGCCGAGGGCGACCTCGCCACGTCCGTCGGTGCCCCGACCGACACCCTCGAGTCGGCCAAGGACTTCATCGCCGCCTATGAGGCAGCCGGCTTCGCCGAGCCGTACGAGGCCTACGGTGCGTACGCCTTCGACGCGGCCAACGCCATCATCCAGGCCCTCAAGGTCTCGCTGGCCAGCGCCGACTCCGCCGAGGCGGCTCGTCAGGCGACCGTGGACGCCATGTCCAAGGTCTCCTTCGACGGTGTCACCGGTGCGGTTGCCTTCGACGAGTTCGGCGACACGACCTCCCGCGTCCTCACCGTCTACGGTGTCAAGGGCGGCAAGTGGGAAGCCGTGAACACCGCGGAGTTCAAGTAG